One Sediminibacillus dalangtanensis genomic region harbors:
- a CDS encoding TRAP transporter small permease — protein sequence MKKLINGLAKVQLVLAAIFFIVFIVCVILQVASRYIPGITVFWSSTIATYSFIWMVFFGAAVTLREKEHFKLTILLDKLTGLPLLVLQIVIQLILIWFGYIMVTDGYEISQQFWGWTVNSMPQLKQGYMWLVLPITGVTFMLYAFESLIEEIIKFRKDKGGYQA from the coding sequence GTGAAGAAATTAATTAATGGCTTGGCGAAGGTTCAATTGGTACTTGCGGCTATCTTTTTCATTGTTTTTATCGTGTGTGTCATTTTGCAGGTTGCATCCCGTTATATTCCGGGGATCACCGTTTTCTGGTCGTCGACGATTGCGACGTACTCCTTCATATGGATGGTGTTCTTCGGAGCGGCGGTCACCTTGCGTGAGAAGGAACACTTCAAGCTGACGATTTTGCTGGATAAGCTTACAGGACTGCCGTTGTTGGTTCTGCAGATCGTGATCCAACTCATTCTGATTTGGTTCGGCTACATCATGGTAACCGATGGCTATGAAATCAGTCAGCAGTTTTGGGGGTGGACCGTTAACAGTATGCCACAGCTGAAACAAGGTTACATGTGGCTGGTTCTGCCAATTACCGGGGTAACTTTCATGCTGTACGCATTCGAAAGCCTTATCGAAGAAATCATAAAATTCCGTAAAGATAAAGGAGGGTATCAAGCATGA